The Oncorhynchus kisutch isolate 150728-3 linkage group LG20, Okis_V2, whole genome shotgun sequence genome has a segment encoding these proteins:
- the LOC109865104 gene encoding LIM domain-binding protein 3-like, with translation CAPTLSPFSQEYLPNFNPIALKDSALSTNKPNEVRGQGGKATIIHALYNTPISMYSQDAIMDAIAGQSQSKGHDGGSLPVKDPVVDSASPVYQAVIQQHDIDEEMAELARRAANLQSKSFRILAHLAGTEYMQDPDEEALQRSRDKFESEVKGPRFRKLKNWHNGLSAQILNIPETPF, from the exons TGTGCCCCGACCCTATCCCCCTTCAGTCAGGAGTATTTGCCCAACTTTAACCCCATAGCTCTGAAGGACTCGGCTCTGTCCACCAATAAACCCAATGAGGTGCGCGGCCAGGGAGGCAAGGCCACTATCATCCACGCTCTCTACAACACCCCCATATCCATGTACTCTCAGGACGCCATCATGGACGCTATTGCAGGACAGTCACAGTCCAAGGGCCATGACGG CGGTTCCCTGCCTGTGAAGGACCCGGTGGTTGACAGTGCGTCTCCAGTCTACCAGGCTGTGATCCAGCAACACGACATAGACGAGGAGATGGCCGAGTTGGCCAGACGGGCTGCCAATCTGCAGTCCAAGAGCTTCAGGATCCTGGCCCACCTCGCCGGCACAGAATACA TGCAAGACCCAGATGAGGAGGCCCTGCAGAGATCAAG gGATAAGTTTGAGTCGGAGGTGAAAGGACCTCGCTTTCGCAAGCTGAAGAACTGGCACAACGGTCTCTCAGCTCAGATCCTCAATATCCCTGAGACTCCCTTCTAA